One part of the Tautonia rosea genome encodes these proteins:
- a CDS encoding flagellar basal body P-ring protein FlgI, whose translation MRRGDRRAVPARALVGFGVAIFMIGAPAVVLGQDTDQKVVDIAEPLGFGQKVVEGVGLVIGLAGTGSEPRPSAYREKLETEIKRNPDLDVQSILGDPLQRTSLVVVRARITAGMSPQDELNIEVLLPPDSETTSLEGGFLMGTWLNEIGIASGNQLDGKPMVYAYGPVITGNAEAPDDPQVGRVLGGGRIKQEIPYVLLINDRYRSGGVAKQLQDLVNQRFQYRDGRFKKGVATAKTDNTIVLNVPQRYHHNQLRYLQVLAQLRLKRTPELQDQRLETWGKELLDPKTAGEAALKLEAIGGIASPVLAQALTSDHPQVRFFAAEALAYLDDSAGTDELVRAVIEQPDFRTMALAALAAMDQPAGIVRLRTLMDQPDPAIRYGAFNALRTADPGDPYLGRTRVLGFLEERRRSEEADDPMSLRVGAEAAPVRKEPPREDPFELYVVRSDGPPMIHVSRTRRPEIVLFGDQHQLETPVVLGGTGPILLNAAQGDRRIEVSRIELTGAPPQVLSCSTDLVEVIRCVSALGATYPQVVSILQGAHSQANLDAAFQIDTVPNDVQQYDRALLAGKDIVKDDALAPASFEEETNRRRGFGLFKRLRPGGTTSNPPDEEPKSELEAELGLDPQFQEPEPRRPGLLGRFRNRPGDSDR comes from the coding sequence ATGCGACGCGGCGATCGACGCGCGGTCCCGGCGAGGGCCTTGGTTGGGTTCGGGGTGGCGATCTTCATGATCGGTGCCCCGGCAGTGGTCCTCGGTCAAGATACCGATCAGAAGGTCGTCGACATCGCCGAGCCGTTGGGCTTCGGACAGAAGGTCGTCGAGGGGGTTGGCCTCGTCATCGGCCTGGCCGGGACCGGATCGGAACCCCGACCTTCGGCCTATCGCGAGAAGCTGGAGACCGAGATCAAGCGCAATCCGGATCTCGACGTCCAGTCCATCCTTGGCGACCCGCTCCAGCGGACGTCCCTGGTGGTCGTTCGGGCTCGGATTACCGCCGGCATGTCTCCTCAGGACGAGCTGAACATCGAGGTGCTCCTCCCGCCCGACAGCGAGACGACCAGCCTTGAAGGCGGCTTCCTCATGGGGACCTGGCTCAACGAAATCGGCATCGCGTCGGGCAATCAGCTCGACGGTAAGCCGATGGTCTACGCCTATGGCCCGGTGATTACCGGCAACGCCGAGGCCCCCGACGACCCGCAAGTCGGTCGCGTGCTCGGTGGCGGTCGGATCAAGCAAGAAATTCCCTACGTTCTGCTGATCAATGATCGTTACCGGAGCGGGGGCGTCGCCAAGCAGCTTCAGGACCTGGTGAACCAGCGCTTCCAGTATCGTGACGGCCGTTTCAAGAAGGGGGTGGCGACGGCCAAGACCGACAACACCATCGTGTTGAACGTCCCCCAGCGCTACCACCATAATCAGCTTCGCTACCTCCAGGTGCTCGCTCAGCTTCGCTTAAAGCGCACGCCGGAACTCCAGGATCAGCGGCTCGAAACCTGGGGTAAGGAGCTTCTCGACCCCAAGACCGCCGGCGAGGCGGCCCTGAAGCTCGAAGCGATTGGCGGGATCGCCTCACCCGTCCTGGCCCAGGCGCTGACGAGCGATCACCCGCAGGTCCGTTTCTTCGCCGCCGAGGCCCTCGCGTACCTCGATGACTCGGCCGGTACGGATGAACTTGTGAGGGCGGTGATCGAGCAGCCCGACTTTCGGACGATGGCGCTGGCCGCATTGGCGGCCATGGATCAGCCGGCCGGGATTGTCCGGCTCCGCACCCTGATGGACCAGCCCGACCCGGCCATCCGATACGGAGCGTTCAACGCCTTGCGGACCGCTGACCCCGGCGATCCGTACCTTGGTCGAACCCGGGTGCTCGGCTTCCTCGAAGAACGCCGACGCTCCGAAGAGGCCGACGATCCCATGAGCCTCCGCGTTGGTGCGGAAGCGGCCCCGGTTCGAAAGGAACCGCCTCGGGAAGACCCCTTCGAGCTGTACGTCGTTCGAAGCGATGGGCCTCCCATGATCCATGTGAGCCGGACCCGACGCCCGGAGATCGTCCTGTTCGGGGATCAGCACCAGTTGGAAACTCCCGTGGTCCTCGGCGGAACCGGTCCCATCTTGCTCAATGCCGCTCAGGGCGATCGCCGGATTGAGGTCTCCCGGATCGAATTGACCGGAGCCCCGCCCCAGGTGCTCTCCTGCTCAACCGACCTCGTCGAGGTCATCCGCTGCGTCTCGGCCCTCGGGGCGACCTACCCGCAGGTCGTCTCAATCCTCCAGGGGGCCCACTCCCAGGCCAATCTCGACGCGGCCTTCCAGATCGATACCGTCCCGAACGACGTTCAGCAGTACGATCGGGCCCTGCTCGCCGGCAAGGACATTGTCAAGGACGATGCCCTCGCCCCCGCCTCGTTCGAGGAGGAGACCAACCGTCGGCGCGGATTCGGCTTATTCAAGCGGCTTCGGCCGGGGGGAACCACGTCAAATCCGCCCGACGAGGAGCCAAAAAGCGAGCTTGAAGCCGAACTCGGGCTTGATCCCCAATTCCAGGAGCCCGAGCCCCGTCGTCCTGGTCTCCTAGGCCGGTTCCGCAACCGCCCCGGTGACTCGGATCGCTGA
- a CDS encoding helix-turn-helix domain-containing protein has protein sequence MKKVYTTGQVAKICKVAPRTVSKWFDSGRLRGYRIPGSQDRRIPRDNLLRFLKEYGMPLGELEAEVYSKVLVVGADGPLQSMLRDHLRETEDFRLEVAASGFEAGIRAESFHPDCIIIDMAIGRIEAGQIAQNLKRSEDHASTVLIALTSDEPGDEIYRLGFHDGFKKPFDGALLAERVKRLIAQKKNED, from the coding sequence ATGAAGAAGGTTTATACGACTGGTCAGGTCGCCAAGATCTGCAAAGTTGCGCCCCGAACCGTGAGCAAGTGGTTTGATTCCGGCCGACTGCGGGGATATCGCATCCCGGGTTCGCAGGATCGCCGTATCCCACGGGATAACTTGCTGCGATTCCTCAAAGAATACGGGATGCCTCTCGGCGAGCTTGAAGCCGAGGTCTATAGCAAAGTGCTGGTAGTCGGGGCTGACGGCCCGCTCCAGTCCATGCTCCGCGACCACCTCCGCGAAACCGAGGACTTCCGCCTCGAAGTCGCCGCGTCCGGATTCGAAGCCGGCATTCGTGCCGAAAGCTTCCACCCGGATTGCATCATTATTGACATGGCCATCGGCCGCATCGAAGCCGGTCAGATCGCCCAGAACCTGAAGCGAAGCGAAGATCACGCCAGCACCGTCCTCATCGCCCTGACCAGCGACGAGCCCGGCGACGAGATCTACCGCCTCGGCTTCCACGACGGCTTCAAGAAGCCCTTCGACGGCGCCTTGCTCGCCGAACGGGTCAAGCGGCTCATCGCCCAGAAGAAGAACGAGGACTGA
- a CDS encoding ArnT family glycosyltransferase — MPDPAPMATPTPAPSIARWPWLLGTIAGLAVLLTIGDPGITSDEPIDVKVGRNYLSLAGGLIDQVGSRGVGSVRQANLDAFFADNAQHPPLGRWLVGLASVVFEPVEGLLGGTDPMSVHPARMAPMLAFAVLVGLITREAARRFGLPAGIVAGVSLIFMPRVFAHAHFATLDTVLALFWSLALLAAARGIEARRPVLGLTIAGALWGLALLTKIHAWLLPPLVVGYALVRLPIRKAIPGAILWGLVGLLVFVVGWPWLWNDSAERLVRFLSTSVDRQPIRVLYFGQVIEDVALPWHYPWVFFALTMPIGLLLLGLIGLVQGVRQARTNPFPAFLAASILLFLVLFSTRAPVYDGERLFLHVFPSWALLIGLGFQWLWNRVGTRRGLQTLLMALVVAQGVGVVRMHPYQLSYYNLLIGGLAGADRLGMELTYWGDTLDPSLLDEVQRLVPEGESVAIAPTFHHLYPTALLTPGLFEKEIRLLPEQGIAESRWLLVFRRSAYWSPTIEAAQTRGKPVREQSRAGVWLSRLYRFDPPPPTFVPDNREDSFRTN, encoded by the coding sequence ATGCCCGACCCCGCGCCGATGGCAACTCCGACTCCGGCTCCCTCGATCGCCCGATGGCCCTGGCTCCTGGGAACGATTGCCGGTCTGGCCGTGCTCCTGACGATCGGTGATCCGGGCATCACCAGCGACGAACCGATCGACGTGAAGGTCGGCCGCAACTATCTCAGCCTCGCGGGAGGGCTGATCGATCAGGTCGGCAGTCGAGGCGTCGGCTCCGTCCGACAGGCCAATCTCGACGCCTTCTTTGCCGACAATGCCCAGCATCCTCCGCTCGGCCGATGGCTCGTCGGCCTGGCCTCGGTCGTTTTCGAGCCGGTCGAGGGCCTGCTCGGCGGCACCGATCCGATGTCGGTCCATCCGGCCCGCATGGCCCCGATGCTTGCCTTTGCCGTCCTGGTCGGCCTCATTACCCGGGAGGCGGCCCGACGCTTCGGTCTCCCGGCCGGGATCGTCGCCGGTGTTTCCCTCATCTTCATGCCTCGCGTCTTCGCTCATGCACACTTTGCGACACTCGACACGGTCCTCGCCCTGTTCTGGAGCCTCGCTTTGCTCGCGGCGGCTCGGGGGATCGAGGCCCGTCGGCCTGTCCTTGGCCTGACGATCGCCGGTGCTCTCTGGGGCCTGGCCCTTCTGACAAAGATCCACGCCTGGCTCTTGCCGCCTTTGGTCGTTGGCTATGCCCTGGTCCGGCTGCCGATTCGCAAGGCGATTCCCGGCGCGATCCTCTGGGGGCTGGTCGGGTTGCTCGTTTTCGTGGTCGGCTGGCCGTGGCTCTGGAACGATTCGGCCGAGCGTCTCGTCCGGTTTCTTTCCACCAGTGTCGATCGTCAGCCGATCCGGGTCCTCTACTTCGGCCAGGTGATCGAGGACGTCGCCTTGCCCTGGCATTACCCTTGGGTCTTTTTCGCCCTGACCATGCCGATCGGTCTTCTCCTACTCGGCCTGATCGGCCTGGTTCAAGGGGTTCGACAGGCTCGAACGAACCCCTTTCCTGCCTTTCTCGCCGCGTCGATCCTCCTGTTCCTTGTCCTCTTCAGCACCCGAGCCCCGGTCTACGACGGCGAACGCCTCTTTCTCCATGTCTTCCCCAGCTGGGCCTTGCTCATCGGCCTCGGCTTCCAGTGGCTCTGGAATCGGGTCGGCACACGGCGAGGACTTCAGACCTTGCTCATGGCCCTGGTCGTCGCGCAAGGGGTCGGGGTGGTCCGGATGCACCCGTATCAGTTGAGCTATTACAACCTGTTGATCGGTGGCCTGGCCGGGGCCGATCGCCTCGGCATGGAGCTGACCTACTGGGGAGACACCCTTGACCCCTCATTGCTCGACGAGGTTCAGCGACTTGTCCCGGAAGGAGAATCGGTTGCCATCGCCCCGACCTTCCACCACCTTTACCCCACCGCGTTGCTCACCCCTGGCCTCTTCGAAAAGGAGATTCGCCTGCTCCCGGAACAGGGGATCGCCGAATCACGCTGGCTACTCGTCTTCCGGCGCTCCGCCTACTGGTCTCCCACGATCGAAGCCGCCCAGACACGCGGCAAGCCCGTGCGTGAGCAATCCCGAGCAGGGGTCTGGCTCTCCCGCCTCTATCGGTTCGATCCACCCCCGCCGACATTCGTCCCTGACAATCGCGAAGATTCGTTCAGAACGAATTGA
- the moaC gene encoding cyclic pyranopterin monophosphate synthase MoaC — protein sequence MSGLTHFDESGAGRMVDVSGKAETLRSATASGLVRMKPETLALIRDRKLSKGDVFEVARLAGIMAAKRTGELIPLCHPLGLDAVELRFEPLGDDAVRIEATARLVGRTGVEMEAMTAVSVAALTIYDMCKAVDRGMVIEQIVLEAKAGGRSGTYQRLESLPHLNPEP from the coding sequence GTGTCCGGCCTGACCCACTTTGACGAGTCGGGAGCCGGTCGAATGGTCGATGTTTCAGGAAAGGCTGAAACGCTTCGATCGGCGACGGCGAGCGGACTCGTTCGGATGAAGCCGGAAACACTGGCCCTGATCCGCGACCGCAAGCTGTCCAAGGGAGATGTCTTCGAGGTCGCCCGGCTCGCCGGCATCATGGCGGCCAAGCGCACGGGAGAGTTGATCCCCCTGTGTCATCCCCTGGGGCTCGATGCGGTGGAACTCCGTTTCGAGCCACTCGGAGACGACGCCGTTCGGATCGAGGCCACGGCCCGACTGGTCGGTCGAACCGGGGTCGAGATGGAGGCGATGACCGCCGTCTCAGTTGCCGCCCTGACCATTTACGATATGTGCAAGGCGGTCGATCGCGGCATGGTCATTGAACAGATCGTCCTGGAGGCCAAGGCGGGCGGCCGGAGCGGAACCTACCAGCGTCTTGAGTCACTCCCTCACCTGAACCCAGAGCCCTGA
- a CDS encoding polyprenyl synthetase family protein produces MAEVDTLHHNPLTGRSRLGERTSSWIGPDELARRLRDAYAPIAPHLVEAEQIFRDELNSRSDYVQRLVEHSARFRGKQLRPALVLLTAQACGGIRPAHPVVAAVVEMIHTATLVHDDILDEATVRRHAATINAEWGAEAAVLLGDYLFTHAFHLAASLESTYACRVIGRATNLVCEGELQQVHHRGDLDLDETSYYEIVRGKTAELTAVSCRLGAHYAGANPETCDALDHYGRDLGVAFQIADDLLDLWGDEDDTGKTLGTDLDKQKLTLPIILLLRSADPTDAATVRNLLATPSHQTRRTLRPMLEASGALDEAWDRARSFIDSARQQLRILPPSPARDILDGLAQLVARRSF; encoded by the coding sequence ATGGCCGAAGTCGATACCCTCCATCACAACCCGCTCACCGGCCGATCTCGACTCGGGGAACGGACCTCGTCGTGGATCGGGCCTGATGAACTCGCCCGACGCTTGCGAGACGCCTACGCCCCGATCGCTCCCCACCTGGTCGAAGCCGAACAAATCTTTCGAGACGAACTGAATAGCCGGAGCGATTACGTCCAGCGCCTGGTTGAGCACTCGGCCCGGTTCCGGGGCAAGCAGCTTCGCCCGGCCCTCGTCCTGCTCACGGCTCAGGCCTGCGGTGGCATCCGACCCGCTCACCCGGTCGTCGCCGCCGTCGTCGAGATGATCCACACCGCCACCCTCGTCCACGATGATATTCTCGACGAGGCCACCGTCCGCCGCCACGCCGCGACCATCAATGCCGAGTGGGGGGCCGAGGCCGCCGTCCTGCTCGGTGATTACCTGTTTACTCATGCCTTCCACCTCGCTGCCTCGCTGGAATCCACCTACGCCTGCCGCGTGATCGGCCGAGCCACCAATCTCGTTTGCGAGGGAGAACTCCAGCAGGTCCACCACCGCGGCGACCTCGACCTCGACGAAACCTCGTATTACGAGATCGTCCGCGGCAAGACTGCGGAGCTGACCGCCGTCTCCTGCCGCCTCGGCGCTCACTACGCCGGTGCAAACCCCGAAACCTGTGACGCCCTCGACCACTACGGCCGAGACCTCGGCGTCGCCTTCCAGATCGCCGACGATCTGCTCGACCTCTGGGGAGACGAGGACGATACCGGCAAGACCCTCGGCACCGACCTCGATAAGCAAAAGCTCACCTTGCCGATCATCCTCCTCCTGCGATCGGCCGACCCGACCGATGCCGCGACCGTTCGGAACCTGCTGGCGACCCCATCCCACCAGACCCGCCGCACCTTGCGGCCGATGCTTGAAGCCTCCGGGGCGCTCGACGAAGCCTGGGATCGAGCTCGGTCGTTCATCGACTCCGCCCGTCAACAGCTCCGGATCCTTCCTCCCTCGCCAGCCCGAGACATCCTCGACGGCCTGGCGCAACTCGTCGCCCGGCGCAGCTTCTGA
- a CDS encoding helix-turn-helix domain-containing protein, translating into MSAQNTSAMTLARKLDRRMLQLGLSQQALAQKSGVSDSEVSRLLKGQSKRPGLPNILRLARALEVSVDFLADDSLQDDPHTEPVSLPSQEQALLELARTIGSREVEMILDATRILGFETAIRRLYGVEFRPFPSSPSHSGATGE; encoded by the coding sequence GTGTCTGCCCAGAACACTTCCGCAATGACGCTCGCCCGGAAACTGGATCGCCGGATGCTTCAGCTCGGGTTGTCCCAGCAGGCACTGGCCCAGAAATCGGGGGTCAGCGACTCCGAGGTTTCCCGGCTGCTCAAAGGGCAATCAAAGCGGCCCGGATTACCCAATATCCTGCGGCTGGCCCGAGCGCTTGAGGTCTCTGTCGACTTCCTGGCCGATGACAGCCTGCAAGATGATCCTCATACCGAGCCCGTCTCACTTCCCTCACAGGAGCAGGCGTTGCTTGAGCTCGCACGGACCATCGGCTCTCGGGAGGTGGAAATGATCCTCGACGCGACCCGCATTCTCGGCTTCGAGACCGCGATCCGTCGGCTCTACGGCGTCGAATTTCGGCCCTTTCCCTCGTCTCCTTCGCACTCCGGCGCGACGGGCGAATGA
- a CDS encoding ATP-binding response regulator — translation MTVSLRLTELQVDPDELCVIKHAVEEEGGSITFRHLDCPTGLKTIGPDDADVIVALHRTGLSDARRWLPRRRVGAGPPVIVITEEDSLEHYKQLRRLGAFAVVPRGHPACLIQAVRLAADSSILDPSPGRASEPPSESEHRRMAGLMRVIGHNLRDLLGVITNAVEVLSFQNVPGSLSQQRTIELLDRQCQRMAGLLDDYSEIARIESGEAPEVVEVVELGGLLGRAIRRAQQEARDEQVDFDRVARADPLWLRTDAKRLEHLVRHSLHYCRRACKDCELIRVDWRQASDRLELVFELLPEATNFEVPRSEKSIDLDLFLASIFADRLGGLLRPGPSFVIELPQTIVAELGPSEVNAPPLRTRTPQRPGSAGHVLLVDDNLESIQALGLLIGRLGWHVRATPRIDEAREMIQAFRPQVVLIGLHMPFIEGHTLARRIRHDVVMDAPLLIGISSSSSPPVTDPEGERAFDHIVTKPVRLAELAALLGPAGPQAQEASSG, via the coding sequence ATGACCGTGTCGCTTCGATTGACTGAACTCCAGGTTGATCCTGACGAGCTTTGCGTCATCAAGCACGCGGTGGAGGAGGAAGGGGGATCGATTACCTTCCGTCACCTGGATTGTCCGACAGGATTGAAGACCATCGGGCCGGACGATGCGGATGTGATTGTGGCCTTGCACCGCACCGGGCTTTCGGATGCTCGGCGTTGGCTCCCGCGGAGGAGGGTTGGCGCGGGGCCTCCGGTGATCGTGATTACGGAAGAGGATTCGCTCGAGCATTACAAACAATTACGGCGACTCGGGGCGTTTGCGGTGGTTCCTCGGGGCCATCCTGCGTGCTTGATTCAGGCGGTTCGGCTGGCGGCGGACTCCTCGATCCTGGACCCGTCGCCCGGTCGGGCTTCGGAGCCTCCTTCGGAATCGGAGCATCGCCGGATGGCCGGCTTGATGCGGGTGATCGGCCACAACCTGAGGGACCTGCTCGGGGTGATCACCAACGCGGTGGAGGTGCTGTCGTTCCAGAATGTGCCGGGATCGTTGAGCCAGCAGCGGACGATCGAACTGCTCGATCGCCAATGTCAACGGATGGCCGGGTTGCTGGATGACTACTCGGAGATCGCCCGGATTGAGTCGGGAGAGGCTCCGGAAGTGGTCGAGGTGGTTGAGCTGGGCGGGCTGCTGGGGCGGGCGATTCGACGGGCGCAACAGGAGGCTCGGGACGAGCAGGTGGACTTCGATCGCGTGGCCCGAGCCGACCCGCTCTGGTTACGAACCGATGCCAAGCGGCTCGAACACCTCGTTCGCCACAGCCTGCATTACTGTCGGCGCGCCTGCAAGGATTGTGAGTTGATCCGGGTTGACTGGCGGCAAGCGTCGGACAGGCTCGAACTGGTCTTCGAACTCTTGCCCGAGGCTACCAACTTCGAGGTGCCGCGCTCCGAGAAGTCGATCGACCTGGATTTGTTCCTTGCGTCAATTTTCGCCGACCGGCTTGGAGGCCTGCTCAGGCCTGGCCCATCATTCGTGATCGAATTGCCCCAAACGATCGTCGCGGAACTCGGGCCGAGCGAAGTCAACGCCCCCCCGTTGCGGACCCGAACACCCCAACGCCCCGGGTCGGCCGGTCATGTGTTGCTCGTCGATGACAATCTGGAGTCGATCCAGGCCCTTGGCCTCTTGATCGGCCGGCTGGGCTGGCATGTCCGGGCCACACCCCGGATCGACGAGGCCCGGGAGATGATTCAGGCGTTCCGGCCTCAGGTCGTGCTGATTGGCTTGCACATGCCGTTCATCGAGGGACACACGCTCGCCCGGAGAATCCGGCACGACGTGGTCATGGATGCTCCGCTCTTGATTGGAATTAGCAGCTCATCCTCCCCTCCTGTAACAGACCCGGAAGGGGAACGCGCATTCGACCACATTGTCACCAAACCGGTCCGGCTAGCGGAACTGGCCGCCCTGCTCGGTCCGGCGGGGCCGCAAGCGCAGGAGGCCTCGTCCGGTTGA
- the rpoN gene encoding RNA polymerase factor sigma-54, which yields MRLDTSQQMRTDMRMRMAPRMIQSMEILQLPWLALQERIDQELIENPLLEDLRESVAPEGQVEEPSTDDDAKIDETEIYDDWDNWDTSGEQHRPSRAALVEESDRKHDAMQNMASRPPSLHDSLSEQLSFPDIDPKVRGLAEYIISNLDENGYFTGIDIPDLVRDAGGAVTFEQAEQALALVQKLDPPGIGARNLRECLLLQLTPETPHVEVLRLLVSNHLDDIQQNRLPVIEKKTGLSLAEIKEGLEQLRRLDPKPGARFNPGSAQYVVPDLIVEPDEHGEYQVRLVDEHAPQLTISRRYQRMLKDRGGDPEARAFIQKKIQSARWLIESIEQRRSTLLKVAKAIIAHQRDFLDKGPEAIQPLKMQQIADQVGVHVTTVSRAVDDKWVQTPRGIFALKRFFGGGTLSADGEEIAWDTIKQKLTEIIAKEDKSKPLSDEEIVDELGRQGLTVARRTVTKYRKAMRIPSSRHRKEF from the coding sequence ATGCGGCTCGATACCTCTCAACAAATGCGGACCGACATGCGAATGCGCATGGCGCCCCGCATGATCCAATCCATGGAAATCTTGCAACTGCCGTGGCTTGCCCTGCAGGAGCGGATTGACCAGGAATTGATCGAGAATCCGCTCCTCGAAGACCTTCGCGAGTCGGTGGCTCCGGAAGGTCAGGTTGAGGAACCCTCGACCGATGACGACGCGAAGATTGACGAGACGGAAATTTACGACGACTGGGACAACTGGGACACCTCGGGCGAGCAACACCGGCCGAGCCGAGCGGCGTTGGTCGAGGAATCGGATCGCAAGCACGACGCGATGCAGAACATGGCCTCGCGTCCGCCGTCGTTGCACGACTCGTTGAGCGAGCAATTGTCGTTTCCGGATATCGACCCGAAGGTCCGGGGGCTGGCCGAGTACATTATTTCCAATTTGGACGAGAACGGTTACTTCACCGGGATCGACATTCCCGACCTGGTCCGGGACGCCGGCGGGGCCGTGACGTTTGAGCAGGCCGAGCAGGCGCTGGCCCTCGTGCAGAAACTCGATCCTCCGGGTATCGGGGCACGGAACCTGCGCGAATGCCTTTTATTGCAGCTCACGCCCGAGACACCGCACGTCGAGGTGCTTCGCCTGCTCGTGAGCAACCATCTGGACGACATTCAGCAGAACCGCTTGCCGGTGATCGAGAAAAAGACGGGTCTGTCGCTGGCCGAGATCAAAGAAGGCCTGGAACAGCTTCGCCGGCTCGACCCGAAGCCCGGAGCGCGGTTCAATCCGGGATCGGCCCAGTATGTGGTGCCCGACCTGATTGTCGAGCCTGATGAACACGGTGAATATCAGGTCCGGCTGGTCGATGAGCACGCGCCCCAGTTGACCATCTCGCGGCGCTATCAGCGGATGCTGAAGGATCGCGGAGGGGACCCGGAGGCCCGGGCGTTCATCCAGAAAAAGATACAGTCGGCCCGGTGGCTGATTGAGTCGATCGAGCAACGTCGGAGCACCTTGCTCAAGGTGGCCAAGGCGATCATCGCCCATCAGCGCGACTTTCTCGACAAGGGGCCCGAGGCGATCCAGCCGCTCAAGATGCAGCAGATTGCCGATCAGGTCGGCGTGCATGTGACGACCGTGAGCCGGGCCGTCGATGACAAGTGGGTCCAGACTCCTCGGGGAATCTTCGCCTTGAAACGGTTCTTCGGTGGCGGCACGCTTAGCGCCGACGGTGAGGAAATCGCCTGGGACACGATCAAGCAGAAGCTCACTGAGATCATTGCCAAGGAAGACAAGAGCAAGCCCCTCTCAGACGAGGAAATCGTCGATGAGCTGGGTCGCCAAGGCCTGACCGTCGCTCGACGAACGGTCACGAAGTACCGCAAGGCGATGCGAATTCCTTCCAGCCGTCATCGGAAAGAATTCTGA
- the recR gene encoding recombination mediator RecR: MSAGRYGGPSPVDPSASGTVDRLVQALGRLPGIGAKSAERLAHHLIRCPVEDAVALAEAIRAARDQIHHCALCGHLTESGQERCTICRDPRRDEALVCVVEHSRDLMALEKAGTYNGRYHVLHGRLAPLQGVFEDQLNLGRLEERVRQGGIREVILATNPTLEGDATARLVADRLGPFGVPITRLARGLASGGSLEFANKEMLADAFQGRQQY; encoded by the coding sequence GTGAGCGCCGGCCGCTACGGAGGTCCGTCTCCGGTCGATCCGAGCGCCTCGGGAACGGTCGATCGGCTGGTCCAGGCACTCGGGAGGTTGCCGGGGATCGGGGCCAAAAGCGCCGAGCGGCTGGCTCACCATTTAATCCGATGTCCGGTTGAGGATGCCGTCGCGTTGGCCGAGGCCATTCGGGCGGCTCGCGATCAGATTCATCACTGCGCGCTCTGCGGGCACCTGACCGAGTCGGGACAGGAGCGCTGCACGATCTGCCGAGATCCGAGGCGAGACGAAGCCCTGGTTTGCGTGGTCGAACACTCTCGTGATTTGATGGCGCTGGAAAAAGCCGGAACCTACAATGGAAGGTATCACGTCTTGCACGGTCGATTGGCGCCGTTGCAAGGAGTGTTCGAAGATCAGTTGAATCTGGGTCGGCTGGAAGAACGGGTGCGCCAAGGAGGCATCCGAGAGGTGATTCTGGCCACTAACCCGACGCTCGAAGGAGACGCAACCGCCCGGCTGGTGGCCGATCGCCTCGGACCATTCGGCGTGCCCATCACGCGACTCGCGCGCGGGCTTGCTTCGGGCGGGTCGCTGGAATTCGCCAATAAAGAGATGCTGGCCGACGCGTTCCAGGGTCGTCAGCAGTATTGA
- a CDS encoding YbaB/EbfC family nucleoid-associated protein, whose product MFGNLGNLADLMRNAGKIREQMEQAAEQLGNVQVEGSAGGGAVKATVNGRMELVSVRIDPKLTTDGDVELLEDLVTGAVNQAMNRAREEAAKTMTGGMGLNMPGLDSLFPGGGRP is encoded by the coding sequence ATGTTCGGGAACCTTGGCAATCTTGCCGACCTGATGCGCAACGCCGGGAAGATCCGGGAGCAGATGGAACAGGCCGCCGAGCAGCTTGGCAATGTTCAGGTTGAGGGCTCGGCCGGTGGAGGAGCGGTCAAGGCAACCGTCAACGGCCGGATGGAGCTGGTGTCGGTACGCATCGACCCGAAGCTGACCACCGACGGCGATGTGGAGTTGCTCGAAGATCTGGTGACCGGAGCGGTGAACCAGGCCATGAATCGGGCTCGGGAAGAAGCCGCCAAGACGATGACCGGCGGCATGGGGCTGAACATGCCCGGCCTCGACTCGCTGTTCCCTGGAGGAGGCCGACCGTGA